A part of Quatrionicoccus australiensis genomic DNA contains:
- the dmpG gene encoding 4-hydroxy-2-oxovalerate aldolase, with protein sequence MNLKGKKVTVHDMTLRDGMHPKRHLMSLAQMIDIATGLDEAGVPLIEVTHGDGLGGSSVNYGFPAHTDAEYLGAVIPKMKNAKISALLLPGIGTVDHLKMAHDLGVHTIRVATHCTEADVSEQHIKMARKLDMDTVGFLMMAHMASPEKLVEQARLMEGYGANCIYVTDSAGYMLPDDVKVRLSAVRAALKPETELGFHGHHNMAMGVANSIAAVEAGANRIDAAAAGLGAGAGNTPMEVFIAVCDRMGIDTGVDTFKISDVAEDRVVPIMDHVIRIDRDSLTLGYAGVYSSFLLFAKRAEQKYGISAREILVELGRRGMVGGQEDMIEDTAITLARERGLTV encoded by the coding sequence TGATGTCGCTGGCCCAGATGATCGACATCGCCACCGGCCTCGACGAAGCCGGCGTGCCGCTGATCGAGGTGACCCATGGCGACGGCTTGGGCGGCTCGTCGGTCAACTACGGTTTTCCGGCGCATACCGACGCAGAATATCTCGGTGCGGTGATCCCGAAAATGAAGAATGCCAAGATCTCGGCGCTGCTGCTGCCCGGCATCGGTACCGTCGATCACCTGAAAATGGCGCACGATCTCGGCGTCCATACCATCCGCGTCGCGACGCACTGCACCGAGGCCGACGTCTCCGAGCAGCACATCAAGATGGCGCGCAAGCTGGACATGGATACCGTCGGCTTCCTGATGATGGCGCACATGGCCAGCCCGGAAAAGCTGGTGGAACAGGCCCGCCTGATGGAAGGCTACGGCGCCAACTGCATCTACGTTACCGATTCGGCCGGCTACATGCTGCCGGATGACGTCAAGGTGCGTCTGAGTGCGGTGCGTGCCGCGCTCAAGCCGGAAACCGAGCTCGGCTTCCACGGCCACCACAACATGGCGATGGGCGTCGCCAACTCGATCGCCGCGGTCGAAGCCGGTGCCAACCGCATCGATGCGGCCGCCGCCGGCCTCGGCGCCGGCGCGGGCAATACGCCGATGGAAGTGTTCATCGCCGTGTGCGACCGCATGGGCATCGACACCGGTGTCGACACCTTCAAGATCAGCGATGTCGCCGAAGACCGCGTCGTGCCGATCATGGATCACGTCATCCGCATCGACCGCGATTCGCTGACCCTGGGCTATGCCGGCGTCTATTCCTCCTTCCTGCTGTTTGCCAAGCGGGCCGAGCAGAAATACGGCATTTCGGCGCGCGAGATTCTCGTCGAACTGGGCCGGCGCGGCATGGTCGGCGGCCAGGAAGACATGATCGAGGACACCGCGATCACCCTGGCGCGCGAGCGCGGACTGACCGTTTGA